The Flavobacterium psychrotrophum region TTTAGTTATGTAAAATCCAGGATGAACTGGAACGGGTACAACAGGCTGCTTTGTAAAGATGGTGTAAAAAAGGCCTATGAAAATAAAGCAGGCAATGCTGCCGAAATAAACCTCATGCTAACTGCTATGCTTCGGGAAGCCGGCCTGGAAGCTAACCCGGTATTAGTAAGCACAAGAGATAATGGTGTGGCAGTTTACCCTAGCGTAGATGCTTATAATTATGTTATCTGTGCCGTAAAAGAAGGTGACAAAAATATATTGCTGGATGCCACAAGTAAATTTTCTGTACCAAACCTGCTTCCTGTAAGGGCAATTAATTGGGATGGCCGCATGATAAAAAAGAATGGTAACAACGAAGAGATAAACCTAATGCCGGATTTGTATAGCAAAGAAGTTATAAATGTAATGGCAGATGTTTCTAAAGAAGGTAAAGTTACAGGTAAACTGCGCCACCAGCATATAGATTATAATGCTTATACATTTAGGGAGCGCTATGTGGACCTTACGCCAGAAAGCTATCTGGATAAACTGGAAGAAAAGTACAAGGGGCTTGAGGTAACTGACTATAAAGTAACCAATGAAAAAGACCTGACAAAGCCGGTAAGCGAGGATTATTCATTTACCCACAATGGCCTTGTTGATGTAATAGGAGACATGATCTATATCAACCCGATGTTGTTTTTTGCACAGCATACTAATCCCTTTAAACAGGATAAGCGTGCCTTTCCTATAGATTTTGTATTTGCACAGCAGGAAAAATATCTCATGAACATTAAAGTGCCCGATGGCTATAGTATAGCATCGTTACCTGTACAGTTAAAGCTTGCGATGGAAGATGGCCTGGGGAGTTTTCAATATACAGTACAGCCATCGCCTGCCGGTAATGTAGTACAGCTGTCTGCAACATTCCAGCTAAATTCTCCGGTTATATCAGCCAGTTATTATACTACCCTTAAAGACTTTTTTCAGAAAATGATTGAAAAGCAAAACGAAAAAATAGTACTGAAAAAATCATAAAACCAAAAATAAACTAACCAATATGAAACAACTGTTTACAATGTTGCTGTTTTGCATGGCAACGCTTTGCGCAATATCACAAGAATATAAACTGGGCAATGTTACAAAGGCAGAGCTTGAAGAAAAAACATACCTTAAAGATCCGTCTGCCCCTGCGGCCGTGCTGTACAGCAAATCTGAAAATTATATGGTATATTCAGAATCTAAGGGTTTCTTGCTTTATACCGATGTTGAAATGAAGATCAAAATATATACTAAAGAGGGGTATGCCTATGCTAACAAGGTAGTGTCATACTATAATTCGCCTACGCAAAATGAAGTAGTCAATTTTAGTAAGGCATACACATATAACCTTTTAAACGGAAAAATAGAAAAGACCAAACTTAAAAGTGAAGGAGAGTTTGACGAGGTGGTTAATAAAAGCTGGAAGAGCAAAAAAATAATGATGCCCGATGTAAAAGAGGGAAGCATAGTAGAATTTAAATATACCATTATGTCGCCGTTCATTTCTACATTGCCCGACTGGAAATTTCAGCAGGATATACCGGTAGCACACAGCGAACTTACGACAAGAATGCCCGAATATTTTGTTTTTAATCCTAACTTCAGGGGATATTTTGCACCACAGGTTAAAACATCAAGGATAGCAAGGAGCATTACTTTTAATAACAAACAGCGTAGCACAGGACTTGTAACTACAACTAGTTTTAGTAGTGATAAGATTGACTATATGGAAACTACAAATAGTTATGTACTTAATGACCTTCCTGCTCTTAAGGATGAGAGCTATGTGAGTAATATGGAAAATTATGCTGCTGGTGTTGAGCATGAAATAAACATGATACACTATCCGGGAGAAACGGTAAAAAGCTTTGCCAATTCCTGGGAAGATGTTGCAAAAACTATTTATAAATACGACGATTTTGGCCCTGAGCTTAAAAAGACAGGGTATTTTGAAGACGATATAAAACCACTTACTGCCGCCCTTACCACACCCGAAGAAAAAGCTGCGACAATATTCAGCTATGTAAAAACCGGCATGAACTGGAACGGCTCATACGGTTATGGTTGTGACCTGGGCGTTAAAAAAGCCTATAAAGAAAAAGTAGGCAACGTAGCAGATATTAACCTGATGCTTACTGCAATGCTACGCTTTTCGGGCCTTGATGCAAACCCGGTACTGGTTAGTACGCGCTCTCATAAAATAGCACTTTTTCCTAGCCATAGTGCTTTTAACTATGTTATATGCGGTGTAAAACTGGGTGGTAAAATGGTATTGCTTGATGCTAATGAAAAATCGGCGATGCCAAATGTACTACCGGTACGCGCCATAAACTGGGCTGGCAGGCTTATAAAGGATGATGGTACAAGCGAATCTATAGACCTTACTCCAAAAAGTATTTCTAAAGAAGTGGTAAGCGTATCAGTAAAATTAGACAATGCGGGCAAGTGCACCGGTAAATTACGCAACCAGTATTTTGATCATAACGCCTATATTTTCAGGGAGAATTATTTGGGACTGAGTAAAGAAAGTTACCTTGAAAAACTGGAAGGCAGGCATAAAGGGCTTGAAGTAGGAGAATATAAGGTTGCTAACGAAAAAGATCTTACAAAACCTGTGGCAGAAGAGTACGACTTTGCTTACAGTAATGCATCTGAGATAATAGGTGATAAAATATATGTAAACCCTATGTTCTTTTTTACTACTACAGAAAATCCATTTAAGCAGGAAAAACGCGAGTACCCTGTAGATTTTGTATTTCCGCATGAAGATAAATACATGATAAGCATTGCTCTTCCTGAAGGTTTTGTAGTTGAATCGCTGCCAGCACCTATTGCTGTAACGATGGAAGAAGGTGTAGGTAACTTTAAGTATACTTTGCAACAGCAGGGAAATAATATACAGCTTATGATTATTGACAACATAAGCTATGGTGTAGTACCGGCTGACTATTATGAAACACTAAAAGGCTATTTCCAGAAAATTATAGATAAGCAAAACGAAAAGATAGTGCTTAAAAAAGCCTAGCTAATTGATATATTTAGAAAACCCTGCCCGTGATAAGGCAGGGTTTTTCTGTAACTAAAAATAGCGTAACTACTTTTTCTTTTTTGGCAGGTTGAAGTTATATTGTATGCCTATACGCAGGCTAAAACTTATGGGTTTTGCAGCGGTAAAGGTATTGACATAATATTTTACAAAGGGTTCTGCATTTATTTGTAATGATGGTGATAGTTTATAATAAAGCCCTGCACCAAGCCCTGCGCTAAAGCTAGTTGCACTTGTGTTTTTAAGGCTTCCCAAAAATACACCATTCAAATTGTCATGTGCCATTAATTCGTTTTTAGAGATATGTATAATGCTTAGGCCGGCAATGACTTTTATACCCCATTGTTCTCCTGTTAAACGATATGCTACTTCCACGGGAATTTCTGTAAACTGCGTTTTTTGTGTTATTGTAAAAGGTTGTGCGTCAAAGCGTGTTGCAAGTGTTTCATTACTTACTCCGTTGTCATATTCGATACCTGTATAAGGAGGTATAATGCTACCTGTTGTATCGCTCGCAACTCCCGATGTTTCCTGTTCGGTGCGGGTTATGGCTATACCAGCGCGTATTTCAAAGCGATCTGAAACTTTATAGCCCAGGAATGCTCCGTAATTAAAGGTAACCTTACTGCTGGTTTTGTTGCCGTTAAGCTTTGGGTCAAGTAATGATTTACCCGATGGGTATCTAAAAGCAGTTGGCGCAGCATAAGCGTACGCATAAAACTGCTTATAACCATCATTAGTGTTATTATCGTTCTTTTTCTCGTCAGTAAGATTTTTGTCTGTTTTTTTAAGGCTGTCATTTACTTTTGCAATAGCGAGGCTGTCAATCACAGCCGGCTCAGTTTTTTCGCTGCTTGTGGTTGCTGTTGCATTCTCCTTTACAATAGTCAGTTCCTCATTATTGGTACTAATTTCGGTTGTGGATGCTTGTTTTGAAACATTTTTGTTAATTGCATCTGCCGATGCGTTGC contains the following coding sequences:
- a CDS encoding transglutaminase domain-containing protein yields the protein MPKNFFLICLFFTGSLSFAQLTAIAKAPAVTVADLKEAAHPADTSAVAAVQHQYGNIWFDIIDNKWVMNTEVFTRIKIYKKEGYNWANWKKEYYAKDNLVKLTITDGATYNLVGTNIEKTFLKTDGIFEDAPAENWKRTSVKMPNVKEGSIIEFKYTLRSRRLTPDDFYFQHAIPVNHVRLDVAAPTYFYFNVFTLGYVDVKHNEPFSRLNTEIVNKIERVNEVRENISTYYADNLKAISGDEPYVNNIENYTGLIRHELAAFAQPFSPAENYAVNWETVAKTVYDNDNFGRELRYDSYFKADLAVVLAGAKTNGEKMNSIFSYVKSRMNWNGYNRLLCKDGVKKAYENKAGNAAEINLMLTAMLREAGLEANPVLVSTRDNGVAVYPSVDAYNYVICAVKEGDKNILLDATSKFSVPNLLPVRAINWDGRMIKKNGNNEEINLMPDLYSKEVINVMADVSKEGKVTGKLRHQHIDYNAYTFRERYVDLTPESYLDKLEEKYKGLEVTDYKVTNEKDLTKPVSEDYSFTHNGLVDVIGDMIYINPMLFFAQHTNPFKQDKRAFPIDFVFAQQEKYLMNIKVPDGYSIASLPVQLKLAMEDGLGSFQYTVQPSPAGNVVQLSATFQLNSPVISASYYTTLKDFFQKMIEKQNEKIVLKKS
- a CDS encoding DUF3857 domain-containing protein; this encodes MKQLFTMLLFCMATLCAISQEYKLGNVTKAELEEKTYLKDPSAPAAVLYSKSENYMVYSESKGFLLYTDVEMKIKIYTKEGYAYANKVVSYYNSPTQNEVVNFSKAYTYNLLNGKIEKTKLKSEGEFDEVVNKSWKSKKIMMPDVKEGSIVEFKYTIMSPFISTLPDWKFQQDIPVAHSELTTRMPEYFVFNPNFRGYFAPQVKTSRIARSITFNNKQRSTGLVTTTSFSSDKIDYMETTNSYVLNDLPALKDESYVSNMENYAAGVEHEINMIHYPGETVKSFANSWEDVAKTIYKYDDFGPELKKTGYFEDDIKPLTAALTTPEEKAATIFSYVKTGMNWNGSYGYGCDLGVKKAYKEKVGNVADINLMLTAMLRFSGLDANPVLVSTRSHKIALFPSHSAFNYVICGVKLGGKMVLLDANEKSAMPNVLPVRAINWAGRLIKDDGTSESIDLTPKSISKEVVSVSVKLDNAGKCTGKLRNQYFDHNAYIFRENYLGLSKESYLEKLEGRHKGLEVGEYKVANEKDLTKPVAEEYDFAYSNASEIIGDKIYVNPMFFFTTTENPFKQEKREYPVDFVFPHEDKYMISIALPEGFVVESLPAPIAVTMEEGVGNFKYTLQQQGNNIQLMIIDNISYGVVPADYYETLKGYFQKIIDKQNEKIVLKKA
- a CDS encoding outer membrane beta-barrel protein; this translates as MENKKDIGQAVRSKLDGLQSQPAPAVWESIRTDLDSRKQPRHFPLWLSVVTVVGVLAVFITLGYVFGLIPYPDNPLNVREQNVENTNAGNDKNDESVNTSIVHLGDDKSQETGNSASENENGGTNNTENETNGIINPDETTARKQKSINSANKRNDSSALAGKDAIGTNKDDTTGEINTAGSGKTLKENKSGKKVNNALAKAGRNDSSRTRNDNNIQGVSKQKHSKRNSKSSTNHQQSVAGSYIKKNVSTASESNASADAINKNVSKQASTTEISTNNEELTIVKENATATTSSEKTEPAVIDSLAIAKVNDSLKKTDKNLTDEKKNDNNTNDGYKQFYAYAYAAPTAFRYPSGKSLLDPKLNGNKTSSKVTFNYGAFLGYKVSDRFEIRAGIAITRTEQETSGVASDTTGSIIPPYTGIEYDNGVSNETLATRFDAQPFTITQKTQFTEIPVEVAYRLTGEQWGIKVIAGLSIIHISKNELMAHDNLNGVFLGSLKNTSATSFSAGLGAGLYYKLSPSLQINAEPFVKYYVNTFTAAKPISFSLRIGIQYNFNLPKKKK